One Ricinus communis isolate WT05 ecotype wild-type chromosome 1, ASM1957865v1, whole genome shotgun sequence DNA window includes the following coding sequences:
- the LOC8271826 gene encoding extended synaptotagmin-1, which produces MPGGDRRRRKGRVSFTVEEAVEFLNHLYAEKPVLPFLIPLFFIFWCVERWVFSLSNWVPLVLAVWATVQYYIHQRQILVEDLNRKWKRVVLSTSPITPVEHCEWLNKLLLEVWLNYIHPKLSTRFSSMVEKRLKQRKSKLIERVELQEFSLGSFPPCFGLQGTHWSTSGDQRFMRIGFDWDTSDISIMLLAKLAKPMGTARIVINSLHIKGDLLLMPVVDGRAILYSFISAPEVRIGVAFGSGGSQSLPATELPGVSSWLVKILTDTLVKTMVEPRRRCYSLPAVDLRKKAVGGVIHVTVISARKLCTSPFRGSPSRKQQNCSVNCSSEEHFDDKDLQTFVEVELEQLTRRTNVRPGSSPRWDSTFNMVLHEETGILRFHLYNCTPNNVKFDYLASCEIKLKYVADDSTMFWAVGHNSGVIAELAEICGKEVEMAVPFEGVNSGELIVKLVLKEWQFSDGSHSFNKFPVSSRKSMTGLSNLVSRTGRKINVVVVEGKDLSAKEKSGKCDPYVKLQYGKAIQRTRTATASNAIWNQKFEFDEIEGGECLMIKCYSEEMFGDDGMGSARVSLEGLVEGSIRDVWVPLEKVSSGELRLQIEAVRVDDYEGSKGSIAGSKNGWIELVLIEAKDLIAADLRGTSDPYVRVQYGNLKKRTKVMYKTLNPQWNQTLEFPDDGSPLMLHVKDHNALLPTSSIGDCVVEYQGLPPNQMSDKWIPLQGVKRGEIHVKVTRKIPEIQKRPSLDSEASLTKSHQFSSQMKQMMIKFHSLIEDGDLEGLSTALSEMEGIEEMQEEYMVQLEMEQTLLLEKIKELGQEIFSSSTSFSRMSSGL; this is translated from the exons ATGCCAGGAGGagacagaagaagaagaaaagggagAGTTAGTTTCACTGTTGAAGAAGCTGTTGAGTTCTTGAATCATCTTTATGCAGAGAAGCCTGTTTTGCCTTTTTtaattcctttattttttattttttggtgtGTCGAGAGATGGGTTTTCTCTCTCTCCAATTGGGTTCCTCTTGTTCTTGCTGTTTGGGCTACTGTTCAG TATTACATCCATCAACGTCAAATACTTGTGGAAGACCTGAATAGAAAATGGAAGCGGGTTGTATTGAGCACCTCG CCAATAACACCAGTGGAACACTGCGAGTGGCTGAACAAGCTGTTATTGGAAGTTTGGCTCAACTACATACACCCAAAACTTTCAACAAGGTTCTCATCCATGGTTGAG AAACGTTTAAAGCAGCGTAAGTCAAAACTTATA GAGAGAGTTGAATTACAGGAGTTTTCGCTAGGTTCATTCCCTCCTTGCTTTGGTCTTCAAGGCACTCATTGGTCAACTTCGGGTGATCAG CGGTTTATGCGTATCGGTTTTGATTGGGATACCAGTGACATAAGCATTATGCTGCTGGCTAAGCTGGCCAAGCCTATGGGAACTGCTCGGATTGTTATTAACAGCCTCCACATAAAGGGCGAT CTTCTTTTGATGCCTGTTGTGGATGGAAGAGCAATCTTGTACTCATTTATATCAGCTCCAGAAGTAAGAATAGGAGTGGCCTTTGGAAGTGGCGGAAGCCAATCCCTACCTGCTACAGAGCTGCCTGGGGTTTCTTCTTGGCTG GTCAAAATTCTCACTGACACCTTAGTTAAGACAATGGTTGAACCTCGCCGCCGTTGTTACTCTTTACCAGCAGTGGATTTAAGGAAAAAGGCTGTTGGCGGAGTTATTCACGTGACAGTCATTTCTGCTAGAAAACTTTGTACGAGTCCCTTTAGAGGAAGCCCTTCAAGAAAGCAACAGAATTGTTCTGTAAATTGTAGTTCAGAAGAGCATTTTGACGATAAAGATCTGCAAACTTTTGTGGAGGTTGAGCTTGAACAGTTAACAAGGAGAACCAATGTCAGACCAGGCTCAAGTCCAAGATGGGATTCAACATTTAATATGGTTTTACATGAAGAAACTGGAATTCTTCGTTTTCATCTTTATAACTGTACCCCCAACAATGTGAAGTTTGACTATTTAGCAAGTTGCGAGATTAAG CTAAAGTATGTTGCAGATGATTCAACAATGTTTTGGGCAGTAGGGCACAACTCAGGGGTAATTGCTGAGCTTGCTGAGATTTGTGGAAAAGAAGTGGAGATGGCTGTTCCATTTGAGGGTGTTAATTCAGGGGAG TTGATAGTCAAGCTTGTGTTGAAAGAATGGCAATTCTCCGATGGCTCACATAGCTTCAACAAGTTCCCTGTTAGCTCTCGAAAGTCAATGACTGGATTATCAAATCTTGTTTCTAGAACAGgaagaaaaattaatgtgGTTGTTGTGGAGGGAAAGGATCTTAGcgcaaaagaaaaatctggAAAATGTGATCCATATGTTAAACTGCAGTATGGAAAG GCTATTCAGAGAACAAGGACTGCAACTGCTTCTAATGCCATCTGGAATCAGAAGTTTGAATTTGATGAGATTGAAGGTGGGGAGTGCCTTATGATTAAATGTTATAGCGAAGAAATGTTTGGAGATGACGGCATGGGTAGTGCACGAGTAAGTTTGGAAGGACTGGTGGAGGGTTCAATAAGGGACGTGTGGGTTCCCCTTGAAAAAGTGAGCTCTGGAGAATTGAGGCTTCAAATTGAAGCAGTGAGAGTTGATGATTATGAAGGCTCAAAG GGTTCTATTGCAGGTTCAAAGAATGGATGGATTGAACTTGTTCTAATTGAAGCAAAGGACCTTATTGCTGCTGATCTTAGAGGGACAAGCGATCCATATGTCAGGGTGCAATATGGAAACTTgaagaagagaacaaag GTTATGTATAAAACTCTGAATCCTCAGTGGAATCAGACCTTAGAGTTCCCTGATGATGGCAGCCCCTTGATGTTACATGTGAAAGACCACAATGCTTTGCTGCCGACATCAAGCATAGGTGACTGTGTTGTAGAATATCAGGGATTGCCACCAAACCAGATGTCTGACAAGTGGATACCACTGCAAGGAGTGAAGAGGGGAGAGATCCATGTTAAAGTTACTAGGAAAATTCCAGAAATTCAGAAGCGACCTAGTTTGGATTCTGAAGCATCTTTAACTAAATCACACCAGTTTTCTAGTCAG ATGAAACAGATGATGATCAAATTTCATTCATTGATCGAGGACGGCGATCTCGAAGGACTATCAACTGCTTTGAGTGAGATGGAAGGCATAGAGGAGATGCAAGAAGAATACATGGTACAACTTGAGATGGAGCAAACACTTCTACTAGAGAAAATAAAGGAGCTTGGTCAGGAAATTTTTAGCTCATCAACTTCCTTTAGCAGAATGTCTTCTGGGCTGTGA
- the LOC8271822 gene encoding uncharacterized protein LOC8271822 produces MLCPTEALFLLFYNVSSSSFLLLLFLYFSSNLLLKILNFIGSFPIIQRNQNGYEYGMFSDEEEEEEEVDNEAYYYSEPREREKDDLVADIIQDGESIVFLPNNGIHHRTQSHVQEFITPQEHTQAEEEHVDDDDDDDDDDNTTFASNDEPLSILASAGSESGHDDSDMVEEEYMPGRVADSIQDSAQDYGGPTSPVTTRQHNSGLLEDSDENYGDKYINEGKENKKIEDGRFIIFARTQFESKKLHVQEKDDEEIFGDSYTVGSTSKSSSEWRSSIKDSGTEDPFSSSSRRSCPKWESYTVFQKYDEEMMFLDRISAQKLHETESLKSIQVNPRSISDRIVHKITTLNKKPTDIRQNPYHELEATYVAQICWTWEALNWNYKNFQRKRASQQRNFDPGCPAHIAQQFQQFQVLLQRYVENEPYEQGRRPEVYARMRLLAPKLLLVPEYRDSEDDPNEEGFGSKISSAAFLMIMEEGIQTFMNFLKADKQKPCQILSSFFRRNMRGSVDPALLQLMKKVNKKKKMKLKDMRRVRKCIRKRKLKVEEEMEILMGLIDLKVVSRVLRMSDLSEEQMHWCEGKMSKVRISDGKLQRDSSPIFFPAH; encoded by the exons ATGCTATGCCCAACAGAAGCTCTCTTCTTGTTGTTCTACAATGTCTCAagctcctcctttcttctccttctcttCCTCTACTTCTCCTCTAATTTGCTTCTCAAGATCCTCAACTTCATTGGCAGCTTCCCAATCATCCAAAG AAACCAAAATGGATATGAGTATGGTATGTTCTCTgatgaggaggaggaggaagaagaagtagatAATGAAGCCTACTATTACTCTGAGCCGAGGGAAAGGGAGAAAGATGACCTCGTAGCAGATATCATTCAAGATGGTGAATCTATTGTATTCTTGCCTAACAATGGCATTCATCATAGAACTCAAAGTCATGTTCAAGAGTTCATAACCCCACAAGAGCACACACAGGCGGAGGAGGAGCACGTAGATGATGACGATGACGATGACGACGACGACAACACTACTTTTGCTAGTAATGATGAACCACTTTCTATTCTTGCCTCAGCAGGTTCAGAATCTGGACATGATGACTCAGATATGGTTGAAGAAGAATATATGCCAGGAAGAGTTGCTGATTCAATCCAAGATTCTGCTCAAGATTATGGCGGCCCCACTTCACCGGTCACCACCCGCCAACACAACAGTGGTTTGCTAGAGGACAGTGATGAAAACTATGGCG ATAAGTACATtaatgaaggaaaagaaaataagaagataGAAGATGGaaggtttattatttttgcccGGACTCAGTTCGAATCCAAGAAACTTCATGTTCAAGAAAAGGATGACGAAGAGATATTTGGCGATTCATACACTGTAGGTTCCACATCTAAGAGCTCATCTGAATGGAGAAGCTCAATTAAGGATTCAGGTACTGAAgatccattttcttcttcgtCGCGAAGAAGTTGCCCCAAATGGGAATCCTACACAGTTTTCCAAAAGTATGACGAAGAGATGATGTTCCTTGACAGAATCAGTGCTCAAAAGCTTCATGAAACAG AGTCACTTAAGTCAATTCAAGTGAATCCAAGATCAATTTCAGATAGGATTGTTCATAAGATTACAACTTTGAACAAGAAGCCTACAGACATTCGCCAAAACCCATATCATGAACTGGAAGCTACTTACGTAGCTCAAATTTGTTGGACATGGGAAGCTCTTAATTGGAACTACAAGAACTTCCAACGTAAGAGAGCCTCGCAGCAGCGCAATTTTGATCCTGGTTGTCCAGCACATATTGCGCAGCAGTTTCAGCAATTCCAGGTTCTTTTACAGAGATATGTGGAAAATGAGCCTTATGAACAAGGCAGGAGACCTGAGGTGTATGCGAGGATGAGACTTTTGGCACCAAAGTTACTTCTAGTCCCAGAATATCGAG ATTCAGAAGACGATCCAAATGAGGAGGGATTTGGCTCAAAAATCTCATCAGCTGCATTTCTCATGATAATGGAAGAAGGTATTCAAACATTCATGAATTTCCTCAAGGCTGATAAGCAGAAACCTTGCCAAATTCTATCATCTTTTTTTAGGAGAAACATGAGAGGATCGGTTGATCCTGCCCTTCTCCAGTTAATGAAGAAAGTCAACAAAAAA AAGAAGATGAAGCTGAAAGATATGCGGCGAGTTCGAAAATgcataaggaaaagaaaattaaaggtaGAAGAAGAGATGGAGATATTGATGGGATTAATAGACCTAAAAGTGGTGTCTAGGGTATTGAGAATGAGTGATTTAAGTGAAGAACAAATGCATTGGTGTGAAGGAAAGATGAGCAAAGTGAGAATTTCAGATGGGAAACTTCAAAGAGATTCCTCGCCAATTTTCTTTCCAGCACATTGA
- the LOC8271824 gene encoding proline-rich protein 36 isoform X1 has translation MAGKPITGDGLTENLAGMTKSQLYGIMSQMKALIEQNKQQAKEILIQNPPLTKALFQAQIMLGMVQPPQVIPSVQPAASQQSQQSSQASKQSNIQAAHSLALQEQAVMSQNQPPMRKQHQNQPSISISSTSAPPSNLQSQPMPSHPLQAPQQPKGHLNPQVPPISVPQSSQLPNIPPLPLHSASQQPPLHQPQVPTVSTPLQQPLQTTGIPHMPLQPPLPPQSRLPSAPNFHHQYGPLMRPNVGFQHPGAPQHPSQPMYHPVNKPQASMGPSFPQGQPPLPSQIPPMYQAGGSHLGAEFNNQGGSSMQVDRGSSWMSSQPESSAAAPLPGPPQLNPGHMGLGNQPNRATPLTPEMEKALLQQVMSLTPEQISLLPPEQRNQVLQLQQMLRQ, from the exons ATGGCGGGAAAGCCAATTACCGGCGATGGATTAACGGAGAATCTTGCCGGCATGACAAAGAGTCAACTTTATGGCATTATGTCTCAAATGAAG GCATTAATCGAACAGAACAAGCAACAAGctaaagaaatcctaatccagAACCCTCCCTTGACCAAAGCCCTTTTCCAg GCACAGATTATGCTAGGAATGGTCCAACCTCCACAAGTG ATTCCAAGTGTGCAACCTGCAGCATCACAGCAATCTCAGCAATCATCACAAGCATCTAAGCAGTCAAACATTCAGGCTGCACACTCACTAGCTTTACAGGAACAGGCAGTTATGTCACAGAACCAACCTccaatgagaaaacaacatcagaATCAACCTTCAATATCAATATCTTCTACTTCTGCACCTCCTTCAAATCTTCAGTCCCAGCCTATGCCTTCACACCCCCTGCAAGCTCCACAGCAGCCCAAAGGGCATTTGAATCCTCAAGTCCCACCAATATCTGTTCCACAATCCTCTCAACTTCCAAATATACCTCCTCTTCCTCTTCATTCTGCTTCACAGCAACCCCCACTTCATCAACCCCAAGTGCCCACTGTCTCTACTCCATTGCAACAGCCATTACAGACAACTGGAATTCCTCATATGCCATTGCAACCACCATTGCCACCACAATCTAGACTGCCTTCTGCACCAAATTTTCATCATCAATATGGACCACTAATGAGGCCCAATGTGGGCTTCCAACATCCTGGTGCTCCTCAACATCCTTCACAGCCCATGTATCAT CCTGTCAACAAACCTCAAGCTAGCATGGGGCCTTCATTTCCACAGGGACAGCCACCTCTTCCAAGTCAGATACCGCCAATGTATCAG GCGGGTGGTTCACACTTGGGGGCTGAGTTCAATAATCAAGGTGGAAGTTCAATGCAAGTTGATAGAGGATCTTCTTGGATGTCTAGTCAACCGGAGAGCTCGGCAGCGGCGCCGCTTCCAGGACCACCCCAATTAAATCCTGGTCACATGGGTCTGGGCAATCAACCCAATCGTGCTACAcct TTGACTCCTGAGATGGAGAAAGCGCTTCTTCAGCAGGTCATGAGCCTCACGCCAGAACAGATTAGTCTGCTGCCTCCTGAGCAAAGAAATCAAGTGCTTCAGCTGCAGCAAATGCTACGCCAATGA
- the LOC8271824 gene encoding probable serine/threonine-protein kinase samkC isoform X2 produces the protein MAGKPITGDGLTENLAGMTKSQLYGIMSQMKALIEQNKQQAKEILIQNPPLTKALFQIPSVQPAASQQSQQSSQASKQSNIQAAHSLALQEQAVMSQNQPPMRKQHQNQPSISISSTSAPPSNLQSQPMPSHPLQAPQQPKGHLNPQVPPISVPQSSQLPNIPPLPLHSASQQPPLHQPQVPTVSTPLQQPLQTTGIPHMPLQPPLPPQSRLPSAPNFHHQYGPLMRPNVGFQHPGAPQHPSQPMYHPVNKPQASMGPSFPQGQPPLPSQIPPMYQAGGSHLGAEFNNQGGSSMQVDRGSSWMSSQPESSAAAPLPGPPQLNPGHMGLGNQPNRATPLTPEMEKALLQQVMSLTPEQISLLPPEQRNQVLQLQQMLRQ, from the exons ATGGCGGGAAAGCCAATTACCGGCGATGGATTAACGGAGAATCTTGCCGGCATGACAAAGAGTCAACTTTATGGCATTATGTCTCAAATGAAG GCATTAATCGAACAGAACAAGCAACAAGctaaagaaatcctaatccagAACCCTCCCTTGACCAAAGCCCTTTTCCAg ATTCCAAGTGTGCAACCTGCAGCATCACAGCAATCTCAGCAATCATCACAAGCATCTAAGCAGTCAAACATTCAGGCTGCACACTCACTAGCTTTACAGGAACAGGCAGTTATGTCACAGAACCAACCTccaatgagaaaacaacatcagaATCAACCTTCAATATCAATATCTTCTACTTCTGCACCTCCTTCAAATCTTCAGTCCCAGCCTATGCCTTCACACCCCCTGCAAGCTCCACAGCAGCCCAAAGGGCATTTGAATCCTCAAGTCCCACCAATATCTGTTCCACAATCCTCTCAACTTCCAAATATACCTCCTCTTCCTCTTCATTCTGCTTCACAGCAACCCCCACTTCATCAACCCCAAGTGCCCACTGTCTCTACTCCATTGCAACAGCCATTACAGACAACTGGAATTCCTCATATGCCATTGCAACCACCATTGCCACCACAATCTAGACTGCCTTCTGCACCAAATTTTCATCATCAATATGGACCACTAATGAGGCCCAATGTGGGCTTCCAACATCCTGGTGCTCCTCAACATCCTTCACAGCCCATGTATCAT CCTGTCAACAAACCTCAAGCTAGCATGGGGCCTTCATTTCCACAGGGACAGCCACCTCTTCCAAGTCAGATACCGCCAATGTATCAG GCGGGTGGTTCACACTTGGGGGCTGAGTTCAATAATCAAGGTGGAAGTTCAATGCAAGTTGATAGAGGATCTTCTTGGATGTCTAGTCAACCGGAGAGCTCGGCAGCGGCGCCGCTTCCAGGACCACCCCAATTAAATCCTGGTCACATGGGTCTGGGCAATCAACCCAATCGTGCTACAcct TTGACTCCTGAGATGGAGAAAGCGCTTCTTCAGCAGGTCATGAGCCTCACGCCAGAACAGATTAGTCTGCTGCCTCCTGAGCAAAGAAATCAAGTGCTTCAGCTGCAGCAAATGCTACGCCAATGA
- the LOC8271825 gene encoding CRM-domain containing factor CFM3, chloroplastic/mitochondrial — MALSTTTARLTELPLRNSLPLFSSKTPKKPSFHPLNRPFSSSSSSSSSSSSLGTNQNPKPNNPKSPWLSKWAPHSSPPPTVKTSPKLAQDKKIQSLTKDKGQNAIERIVLRLRNLGLGSDDEEEEGDMEYKPNGGDSIAVTGEERLADLLQREWVRPDTIFIKDDEEDDNDDLVLPWERKEKVRREGEKEEGERERRRVVKAPTLAELTIEDEELRRLRRMGMFLRERVNVPKAGLTKEVVEKIHDKWRKNELVRLKFHEVLAHDMKTAHEITERRTGGLVIWRAGSVMVVYRGSSYEGPPSKTQPVNREGDALFIPDVSSAGSETMKGDNVAPSAAEKRELAMRRLDHSKDMTEEEIEYDSFLDSLGPRFEEWWGTGILPVDADLLPPKIPDYKTPFRLLPTGMRSRLTNAEMTNLRKLAKKLPCHFALGRNRNHQGLASTILKVWEKSLVAKIAVKRGIQNTNNKLMADELKMLTGGVLLLRNKYYIVIYRGKDFLPTSVAAALTERQELTKKIQDVEEKVRSREIEAVPSKEEEGKPLAGTLAEFYEAQSRWGKDTSAEDREKMIEDDTRAKRARIVKRIEHKLAVAQAKKLRAERLLAKIEVSMLPSGPDYDQETITDEERAVFRRIGLRMKAYLPLGIRGVFDGVIENMHLHWKHRELVKLISKQKTLAFAEDTARLLEYESGGILVAIERVPKGFALIYYRGKNYRRPINLRPRNLLTKAKALKRSVAMQRHEALSQHISELERTIEQMKKEIGLSPEDDEDNWTSEEHGQINDISEFTKSEDEASYSMNVESEDEASFSMNMQCEDEASFVGSDEDEDDDDSVDDEIDLEANGKFEVLGFQNDHTVNRSG; from the exons atgGCACTCTCTACAACAACTGCAAGATTAACAGAATTACCACTGAGAAACTCACTCCCACTCTTCTCCTCTAAAACCCCTAAAAAACCCTCTTTTCACCCTCTCAACAGacctttctcttcttcttcttcttcttcttcttcttcttcttcacttgGAACCAACCAAAaccctaaacctaataaccccAAGTCCCCCTGGCTCTCCAAGTGGGCCCCTCATAGCTCTCCTCCTCCTACTGTGAAAACCTCTCCAAAACTCGCTCAGGATAAAAAGATTCAGTCTTTGACTAAAGACAAAGGTCAAAATGCAATTGAGAGAATCGTTCTCCGATTGAGGAACTTAGGATTAGGATCGGacgatgaagaagaagaaggagataTGGAGTATAAACCCAATGGTGGAGATTCAATTGCAGTAACAGGAGAGGAAAGATTAGCAGATTTATTACAAAGAGAATGGGTTAGACCAGACACAATCTTCATtaaagatgatgaagaagatgataaTGATGACTTGGTGTTGCCATGGGAAAGGAAGGAAAAGGTAAGAAGAGAGGGAGAGAAAGAGGAGGGAGAGAGGGAGAGGAGAAGAGTTGTTAAAGCTCCGACATTGGCGGAATTGACAATTGAAGACGAGGAATTGAGGAGGTTAAGGAGAATGGGAATGTTTTTAAGAGAGAGAGTAAACGTCCCGAAAGCTGGACTTACTAAGGAAGTTGTTGAAAAGATTCATGATAAATGGAGAAAGAATGAGTTGGTTAGGCTAAAGTTTCATGAGGTGTTAGCTCATGATATGAAAACTGCCCATGAGATTACTGAG CGTCGAACAGGAGGATTAGTTATATGGAGGGCAGGAAGTGTCATGGTTGTGTACCGTGGTAGTAGTTATGAAGGGCCTCCATCTAAAACTCAACCAGTTAATAGAGAAGGAGATGCTCTTTTTATCCCGGATGTTTCTTCTGCTGGCAGTGAAACAATGAAAGGTGATAATGTTGCACCTTCGGCTGCAGAAAAGAGGGAACTGGCTATGAGAAGATTGGACCATAGTAAGGATATGACAGAAGAGGAAATTGAATATGACAGCTTCCTAGATAGTCTTGGCCCTCGTTTTGAAGAGTGGTGGGGCACTGGAATACTACCAGTGGATGCTGACCTACTTCCTCCCAAAATTCCTGATTATAAAACACCTTTCAGGCTTCTTCCTACTGGAATGAGATCTAGGCTTACAAATGCAGAGATGACTAATTTGCGGAAACTCGCTAAAAAACTTCCTTGTCATTTTGCCCTTG GGAGAAACAGAAATCATCAAGGATTGGCATCTACAATACTCAAGGTTTGGGAAAAAAGCTTAGTTGCAAAGATTGCTGTGAAACGAGGAATCCAGAATACGAATAATAAACTAATGGCTGACGAGTTGAAG ATGTTAACGGGAGGTGTCTTATTGCTCAGAAACAAGTATTACATTGTCATATACCGGGGAAAGGATTTTTTGCCAACAAGTGTAGCTGCTGCTTTAACAGAGAGAcaagaattaacaaaaaagATTCAGGATGTTGAAGAGAAAGTTCGAAGCAGAGAAATAGAAGCAGTCCCATCCAAGGAAGAGGAGGGTAAGCCACTTGCAGGTACCTTAGCAGAGTTTTATGAGGCTCAATCTCGGTGGGGAAAAGATACATCTGCTGAAGATCGTGAAAAGATGATTGAAGATGATACCAGAGCAAAAAGGGCCAGAATAGTCAAACGAATTGAACATAAATTAGCTGTT GCTCAAGCCAAAAAGCTTAGGGCAGAAAGACTATTAGCCAAGATAGAAGTCTCTATGCTTCCTTCTGGTCCTGATTATGACCAAGAAACAATCACTGATGAGGAAAGGGCAGTGTTCCGTAGAATCGGCTTAAGAATGAAAGCATACCTGCCCCTTG GCATTCGTGGTGTTTTTGATGGTGTCATTGAGAATATGCATTTGCACTGGAAGCATAGAGAACTCGTGAAGCTAATATCCAAACAAAAGACACTTGCATTTGCTGAAGATACAGCTAGGTTGTTGGAGTATGAGAGTGGAGGGATACTTGTGGCAATAGAAAGAGTACCTAAAGGATTTGCCCTTATTTACTATCGCGGAAAGAATTATCGGCGGCCTATTAACTTGAGGCCAAGAAATCTTCTGACGAAGGCAAAAGCATTGAAGCGTTCTGTTGCCATGCAACGCCATGAG GCTCTTAGTCAGCACATATCCGAATTGGAAAGAACAATTGAGcaaatgaagaaagaaatt GGTCTTTCTCCTGAAGATGATGAGGATAATTGGACCTCAGAGGAACATGGCCAAATAAATGATATTTCAGAATTCACCAAA AGTGAGGATGAAGCTTCATATTCTATGAATGTGGAGAGCGAGGATGAAGCTTCATTTTCTATGAATATGCAGTGCGAAGATGAGGCTTCATTTGTTGGATCTGATGAGGACGAGGATGATGATGACAGTGTTGATGACGAAATTGATCTGGAAGCCAATGGAAAATTTGAAGTTTTGGGCTTTCAAAATGACCACACTGTAAATAGAAGTGGTTGA
- the LOC8271823 gene encoding NAC domain-containing protein 92 codes for MEESLPPGFRFHPTDEELITCYLTRKVSDVRFTSKAIVDVDLNKCEPWDLPAKASMGEKEWYFFNLRDRKYPTGLRTNRATEAGYWKTTGKDKEIFRAGILVGMKKTLVFYKGRAPRGEKSNWVMHEYRLENKHLFKPTKEEWVVCRVFQKSSSAAKKPQQASSSQQSLGSPCDTNSVVNEFGDIELPNLNSFVNSSSSGFNNMSAQSYNNENNVNMNMINTNLNVNWAATREAVVAAATLPSLSWPSSLLTSDLTMNSLILKALQLRSYQQREAAAASNNDYSFLAQGIMPQFGSTDLSSNFQASSSSSKGLESLPQQQQQQEQPFNLDSIW; via the exons atggaggAAAGTCTTCCTCCGGGATTCAGGTTTCACCCAACAGATGAAGAGCTCATTACGTGTTATCTAACAAGAAAAGTTTCTGATGTCAGATTTACTTCAAAAGCTATTGTAGACGTTGATCTCAATAAGTGTGAACCATGGGATCTCCCAG CCAAAGCTTCTATGGGGGAGAAAGAATGGTATTTCTTTAACTTGAGAGACAGAAAATACCCGACTGGACTTAGAACGAACCGAGCCACAGAAGCAGGCTATTGGAAAACGACAGGGAAGGACAAGGAAATCTTTCGTGCTGGAATACTAGTTGGAATGAAGAAAACCCTAGTCTTCTACAAGGGTAGAGCTCCAAGGGGTGAAAAGAGTAATTGGGTTATGCATGAATATAGACTAGAAAACAAGCATCTTTTCAAGCCCACTAAG GAGGAATGGGTAGTTTGTAGGGTTTTCCAGAAGAGCTCATCAGCAGCCAAAAAACCACAACAGGCATCATCTTCGCAGCAATCTTTAGGATCTCCATGTGATACGAACTCGGTTGTGAACGAGTTTGGAGATATTGAATTACCAAACCTAAACAGCTTCGTGAATTCATCATCTAGTGGGTTCAATAATATGTCAGCACAATCCTACAACAATGAAAATAATGTAAATATGAACATGATCAACACAAACTTGAATGTGAATTGGGCTGCAACAAGAGAAGCAGTTGTAGCAGCAGCAACTCTCCCTTCACTGTCATGGCCTTCAAGCTTGCTAACATCTGATCTTACAATGAATTCCTTGATCCTAAAGGCATTACAGCTTAGGAGTTATCAACAAAGAGAAGCAGCGGCTGCGAGTAATAATGATTACTCATTTCTTGCTCAAGGGATTATGCCTCAATTTGGAAGTACCGATTTAAGTTCAAATTTCCaggcttcttcttcttcttcaaaggGTTTAGAGTCGCTGCCCCAGCAACAACAGCAGCAGGAGCAACCATTCAATTTGGACTCCATTTGGTGA